One window of the Rhizobiaceae bacterium genome contains the following:
- a CDS encoding cupin domain-containing protein — MTKALAKGITENGSGFEGVTWNVLGQTYYPKAVCETTFAFETNSAPGQFVPVHIHPTQDEFILVQEGELDLKLDGVWSKARAGDLVRMPKGIPHGYFNKSDKPTRALFWVSPAGKLRDLFAALDDLTDIQRVVELSAQHDVDFLPPEAND, encoded by the coding sequence ATGACAAAGGCACTTGCCAAGGGAATCACTGAAAACGGCAGCGGCTTCGAGGGCGTCACCTGGAATGTGCTCGGGCAGACCTACTATCCGAAGGCTGTATGCGAAACGACGTTCGCCTTCGAGACCAACTCGGCGCCGGGCCAGTTCGTGCCGGTGCACATCCACCCGACACAGGACGAATTCATCCTCGTTCAGGAGGGCGAACTCGACCTGAAGCTCGACGGCGTGTGGTCGAAGGCGCGCGCCGGCGATCTTGTGCGCATGCCGAAGGGCATTCCGCACGGCTATTTCAACAAGTCCGACAAGCCGACGCGCGCCCTTTTCTGGGTCTCTCCCGCTGGAAAGCTGCGGGACCTCTTCGCCGCATTGGACGACCTCACGGACATCCAGCGCGTTGTCGAACTGTCGGCCCAGCACGACGTGGACTTCCTGCCGCCGGAGGCGAACGACTGA
- a CDS encoding acyl-CoA dehydrogenase family protein gives MPNRSFLSWPFFEDRHREYAGRLDSWCVQNLPADHHDVDAACRELVKKLGRDGWLKPTAIDPKNPAPLDVRTLCLTRETLARHDGLADFAFAMQGLGTGAVSLFGEAHHRQWLEKTRAGEALSAFALSEPRSGSDVANMDMAATRDGDHYVLSGEKTWISNGGIADLYTVFARTGEAPGAKGISCFLVPADTPGLIVAERIEVVAPHPLARLAFEDCRVPVSAMIGRPGDGFRIAMSVLDVFRSTVGAAALGFARRALDETIARASGRELFGAPLFDLQMVQGHIADMALDVDAAALLVYRAAWTKDMGAPRVTREAAMAKLYATDRAQEVIDRAVQLHGGDGVRKGHIVESLYREIRALRIYEGASDVQKVVIARQVMQ, from the coding sequence ATGCCTAACCGCTCCTTCCTGTCCTGGCCGTTCTTCGAGGACCGCCATCGCGAATACGCCGGGCGTCTCGATTCATGGTGCGTGCAGAACCTGCCGGCCGATCATCATGACGTCGATGCGGCCTGCCGCGAGCTGGTAAAAAAACTGGGCCGCGACGGCTGGCTCAAGCCTACCGCCATAGACCCGAAGAATCCCGCGCCCCTCGACGTGCGCACGCTCTGCCTGACCCGCGAGACGCTGGCGCGTCACGACGGGTTGGCCGATTTCGCCTTCGCCATGCAGGGGCTGGGCACCGGCGCCGTCAGCCTCTTCGGCGAGGCGCATCACCGGCAATGGCTGGAAAAGACCCGCGCCGGCGAAGCGCTCTCCGCCTTCGCCCTGTCGGAGCCGCGTTCGGGCTCGGACGTCGCCAACATGGACATGGCGGCGACACGCGACGGCGACCATTACGTGCTTTCGGGAGAGAAGACGTGGATCTCCAATGGCGGCATCGCCGATCTCTACACCGTCTTCGCCCGGACCGGCGAAGCGCCCGGAGCGAAGGGCATTTCGTGCTTCCTCGTCCCTGCCGACACGCCGGGCCTGATCGTCGCCGAACGCATCGAGGTGGTTGCGCCGCATCCGCTGGCGCGGCTCGCCTTCGAGGATTGCCGCGTTCCTGTCTCGGCCATGATCGGCAGGCCCGGCGACGGCTTCAGGATCGCCATGTCGGTGCTCGACGTCTTCCGCTCCACGGTCGGGGCGGCGGCGCTGGGCTTCGCGCGCCGCGCGCTCGACGAGACGATCGCGCGGGCCTCCGGCCGAGAGCTCTTCGGCGCGCCGCTCTTCGACCTGCAGATGGTGCAAGGCCACATCGCCGACATGGCGCTGGACGTCGATGCCGCGGCCCTGCTCGTCTACCGCGCCGCCTGGACGAAGGACATGGGCGCGCCGCGCGTCACCCGCGAGGCGGCGATGGCCAAGCTTTACGCCACCGACCGCGCGCAGGAGGTCATCGACAGGGCCGTCCAATTGCATGGGGGCGACGGCGTGCGCAAGGGGCACATCGTGGAGAGCCTGTATCGGGAGATACGCGCGCTGCGCATCTATGAGGGTGCGTCCGACGTCCAGAAAGTGGTCATCGCCCGTCAGGTGATGCAATGA
- a CDS encoding AMP-binding protein, giving the protein MLSPSAHTDTFTRDNLPPESEWPDFLLDGFQYPEVLNAAVELTDRMVERGFGDNTALIGNGRRRTYKELSDWTNRLAHALVEDYGVKPGNRVLIRSANNPAMVACWLAATKAGAVVVNTMPMLRAGELAQIVDKAEVALALCDTRIKDELVACAKESKFLKAVIGFDGTANHDAELDRVALDKPVKFDAVKTGRDDVALLGFTSGTTGVPKATMHFHRDLLIIADAYAKEVLEVQPTDIFVGSPPLAFTFGLGGLAIFPLRFGAAATLLESATPPNMIEIIETYKATVSFTAPTAYRAMLAAMDRGADLSSLRVAVSAGETLPAPVYEEWVKKTGKPILDGIGATEMLHIFISNRFDDRAPACTGRPVTGYEAKIVGEDMSELSRGQVGRLAVRGPTGCRYMADKRQRQYVRDGWNLTGDSFVEDEDGRFHFAARSDDMIVSAGYNIAGPEVEAALLAHADVRECAVIGVPDEERGQIVEAHVVLVDGAEAGDLMRKLLQDHVKATIAPYKYPRSVVFTDSLPKTQTGKIQRFRLKERK; this is encoded by the coding sequence ATGCTGTCGCCCAGCGCCCACACGGACACTTTCACGCGGGACAACCTCCCGCCCGAAAGCGAATGGCCGGACTTTTTGCTCGACGGCTTCCAGTATCCGGAGGTGCTGAACGCGGCCGTCGAATTGACCGACCGCATGGTGGAGCGCGGTTTTGGCGACAATACCGCGCTGATCGGCAACGGAAGGCGGCGCACCTACAAGGAGCTCTCTGACTGGACGAACCGCCTCGCCCATGCGCTGGTCGAGGATTACGGCGTCAAGCCCGGCAACCGGGTGCTGATCCGCTCGGCCAACAATCCGGCCATGGTCGCCTGCTGGCTGGCGGCGACGAAGGCCGGCGCGGTGGTGGTCAACACCATGCCCATGCTGCGCGCCGGCGAACTGGCGCAGATCGTCGACAAGGCCGAGGTCGCGCTGGCGCTCTGCGACACGCGCATCAAGGACGAGCTCGTCGCCTGCGCCAAGGAAAGCAAATTCCTCAAGGCGGTCATCGGCTTCGACGGCACGGCCAACCACGACGCGGAACTCGACCGCGTCGCGCTCGACAAGCCGGTGAAGTTCGACGCGGTGAAGACCGGCCGCGACGACGTGGCCCTGCTCGGCTTCACCTCCGGCACGACGGGCGTGCCCAAGGCGACCATGCACTTCCACCGCGACCTGCTGATCATCGCGGACGCCTATGCGAAGGAGGTGCTGGAAGTGCAGCCGACCGACATTTTCGTCGGCTCGCCGCCGCTCGCCTTCACCTTCGGCCTGGGCGGGCTCGCCATCTTCCCGCTGCGCTTCGGCGCGGCGGCGACGCTGCTCGAAAGCGCGACGCCGCCGAATATGATCGAGATAATAGAGACCTATAAGGCGACGGTCTCCTTCACCGCGCCGACGGCCTATCGCGCCATGCTCGCCGCCATGGACCGCGGCGCCGACCTCTCCTCGCTGCGCGTCGCGGTTTCGGCCGGCGAGACGCTTCCCGCCCCCGTCTACGAGGAATGGGTGAAGAAGACCGGCAAGCCGATCCTCGACGGCATCGGCGCGACGGAAATGCTGCACATCTTCATCTCCAACCGCTTCGACGATCGCGCGCCCGCCTGCACCGGTAGGCCGGTGACGGGCTACGAGGCGAAGATCGTCGGCGAGGACATGAGCGAGCTGTCGCGCGGCCAGGTCGGGCGGCTGGCGGTGCGCGGCCCCACCGGATGCCGCTACATGGCCGACAAGCGCCAGCGGCAATACGTCCGGGACGGCTGGAACCTGACCGGCGACAGTTTCGTGGAGGACGAGGACGGACGCTTCCACTTCGCCGCACGCTCCGACGACATGATCGTCTCCGCCGGCTACAATATCGCCGGACCGGAGGTGGAGGCCGCCCTTCTCGCCCACGCCGACGTTCGCGAATGCGCCGTCATCGGCGTGCCGGACGAGGAACGCGGCCAGATCGTCGAGGCGCATGTGGTGCTGGTCGATGGCGCTGAAGCCGGCGACCTGATGCGCAAGCTGCTGCAGGACCACGTCAAGGCGACCATCGCGCCCTACAAATATCCGCGTTCGGTCGTGTTCACCGACAGCCTGCCGAAGACCCAGACGGGCAAGATACAGAGATTCAGGCTGAAGGAGCGGAAATGA
- the kynU gene encoding kynureninase — translation MTDFARTRALFHIPEDMIYLDGNSLGPLPVAAKERVARMLAAEWGEQLIKGWNSAGWYMQPRRVGDRIARLIGAPDGTVVMGDTLSIKVHQALASALELNPGRRVVLSDSGNFPSDLYIAQGLLKSLDKGHELRIVEPEDIQAAIDESVAVLMLTEVDYRTGRLHDMKALTAKAHEAGALAVWDLAHSAGALPVDLLGADADFAVGCTYKYLNGGPGAPAFIYVAPRHLDTARPVLSGWMGHEAPFAFDLDYRPGGGIDRMRCGTPPVIGLTALDAALDVWEGVDMADVRAKSIALCDLFIREVEARCPDLVLNTPRDGAKRGSQVSFRHPEGYAIMQALIAQNVIGDFRAPDAIRFGFTPLYTGEKEVTGAVDILAGIMADRLWERPEYRRKAAVT, via the coding sequence ATGACCGACTTCGCCAGGACACGCGCCCTTTTCCACATCCCCGAGGACATGATCTATCTCGACGGCAATTCGCTCGGGCCCCTCCCCGTCGCCGCGAAGGAACGCGTGGCGAGGATGCTGGCGGCCGAATGGGGCGAGCAGCTCATCAAGGGCTGGAACAGCGCCGGCTGGTACATGCAGCCGCGTCGCGTCGGCGACCGTATCGCCAGGCTGATCGGCGCTCCGGACGGCACCGTCGTCATGGGCGACACGCTGTCGATCAAGGTGCATCAGGCACTGGCCTCTGCGCTGGAACTCAATCCCGGCCGCAGGGTCGTGCTCTCCGACAGCGGCAATTTCCCCTCCGATCTCTACATCGCGCAGGGCCTGCTGAAGTCGCTCGACAAGGGGCATGAGCTGAGGATCGTGGAGCCGGAGGATATCCAGGCGGCAATCGACGAGAGCGTCGCCGTGCTGATGCTGACCGAGGTCGACTACCGCACCGGCCGCCTGCACGACATGAAGGCGCTGACGGCCAAAGCACATGAGGCCGGAGCGCTTGCTGTCTGGGACCTCGCCCATTCTGCCGGCGCCCTGCCAGTCGATCTCCTCGGCGCGGACGCGGATTTCGCCGTCGGCTGCACCTACAAGTACCTCAATGGCGGCCCGGGAGCCCCGGCCTTCATCTATGTCGCGCCACGGCATCTGGATACGGCGCGTCCCGTCCTGTCCGGCTGGATGGGACACGAAGCGCCTTTCGCCTTCGACCTCGACTACCGGCCAGGCGGCGGCATCGACCGCATGCGCTGCGGCACGCCGCCGGTGATCGGGCTGACGGCGCTGGACGCCGCGCTCGACGTCTGGGAAGGCGTGGACATGGCGGACGTGCGGGCGAAGTCGATCGCGCTTTGCGACCTGTTCATCCGCGAGGTCGAGGCGCGCTGCCCGGATCTCGTGCTGAACACGCCCCGCGACGGCGCGAAACGCGGCAGCCAGGTGTCATTCAGGCATCCCGAAGGCTACGCCATCATGCAGGCCCTGATCGCCCAAAACGTCATCGGCGACTTCCGCGCGCCGGACGCGATCCGCTTCGGCTTCACCCCGCTCTATACAGGCGAGAAGGAGGTGACGGGGGCGGTGGACATTCTCGCCGGCATCATGGCGGACCGTCTCTGGGAAAGGCCGGAATACAGGCGCAAGGCGGCGGTGACATGA
- a CDS encoding MarR family transcriptional regulator, with translation MVAVAVAERQEHARLRLWVRILRAQRLIEGQLRERLKTEFDTTLPRFDVMAALYRQPSGMLMSDLSRFLLVSNGNVTGIVDRLVTDGHVVRAQREGDRRTSIVRLTEAGTAFFEKMAAVHEGWVDSLLADIGEEDARHLAGILKSFRSNWERGS, from the coding sequence ATGGTAGCGGTTGCCGTGGCCGAACGGCAGGAGCATGCGCGATTGCGGCTCTGGGTACGCATCCTGCGCGCGCAGCGCCTGATCGAAGGGCAGTTGCGCGAGCGGCTGAAGACGGAGTTCGACACCACCCTGCCCCGCTTCGACGTCATGGCGGCGCTCTACCGGCAGCCGTCCGGCATGCTGATGAGCGACCTGTCGCGCTTCCTCCTCGTCTCCAACGGCAACGTCACCGGCATCGTCGACCGTCTCGTCACCGACGGCCATGTCGTCCGCGCCCAGCGTGAAGGCGACCGGCGCACCTCCATCGTCCGGCTGACCGAGGCCGGCACAGCCTTCTTCGAGAAGATGGCGGCGGTGCATGAAGGCTGGGTCGATTCGCTTCTCGCCGACATAGGCGAGGAGGACGCCCGGCATCTGGCCGGCATCCTGAAATCATTCCGCAGCAACTGGGAGCGCGGCTCATGA
- a CDS encoding enoyl-CoA hydratase family protein: protein MKGKSMAGLSPVHFHWQAENGIARIRLARPERKNPLTFESYAELRDTFRDLAYADDIHAVVFLPNGGNFCSGGDVHDIIGPLVNMEMKELLAFTRMTGDVVKAMINCGKPVISAVDGVAVGAGAIIAMASDLRLATPEAKTAFLFTRVGLAGCDMGACAMLPRIIGQGRAAELLYTGRTMSAEEGERWGFFNRLVAAAELEREALDLAARIVAGPTFAHGITKTQLNQEWSMGLDQAIEAEAQAQAICMQTRDFERAYKAFVAKEKPVFEGD from the coding sequence ATGAAGGGCAAATCCATGGCCGGGCTCAGCCCGGTTCATTTCCATTGGCAGGCGGAGAACGGGATTGCCCGCATCCGGCTGGCGCGGCCGGAACGCAAGAATCCGCTGACCTTCGAATCCTATGCCGAGCTGCGCGATACGTTTCGCGACCTCGCCTATGCCGACGACATCCACGCCGTGGTCTTCCTGCCCAATGGCGGAAATTTCTGCTCGGGCGGCGACGTGCACGACATCATCGGCCCGCTGGTCAATATGGAAATGAAGGAGCTGCTGGCCTTCACGCGCATGACCGGCGACGTGGTCAAGGCCATGATCAATTGCGGCAAGCCGGTCATCTCGGCCGTGGACGGCGTCGCGGTGGGCGCCGGCGCCATCATCGCCATGGCGTCCGACCTGCGCCTTGCTACGCCCGAGGCGAAGACGGCGTTCCTGTTCACGCGCGTCGGCCTCGCCGGGTGCGACATGGGCGCCTGCGCCATGCTGCCGAGGATCATCGGCCAGGGCCGCGCCGCCGAGCTGCTCTACACAGGCCGCACCATGAGCGCGGAGGAAGGCGAGCGTTGGGGCTTCTTCAACCGGCTGGTCGCCGCGGCGGAACTGGAAAGAGAAGCGCTCGACCTCGCCGCCCGCATCGTCGCCGGTCCGACCTTCGCCCACGGCATCACCAAGACGCAGCTCAACCAGGAATGGTCGATGGGTCTCGATCAGGCGATCGAGGCCGAAGCGCAGGCGCAGGCGATCTGCATGCAGACCCGCGACTTCGAACGCGCCTACAAGGCGTTCGTGGCGAAGGAAAAGCCGGTGTTCGAGGGGGATTGA